The Desulfuromonas versatilis genome has a segment encoding these proteins:
- a CDS encoding pilus assembly PilX family protein: MGAKMTVTGNQRGAAMLTALLMMAMLTASGVAATRTTLTELQIAGNEKVNSTAFYQAEAGIEYGRWMVQNGLDKEALTAPDETLIDLESIDADDEETYVRLSFDPPDEYNFRVNLVISGDYPDNVFAFSSTGEGAHAASSTVSASFGRDVANVLTYAAFGNSGVDLKSNAAVYSYTSSCGDTPVSDPSPTDSTGAGDIGSNAEVSIKNNTFIDGDVVLGASDDGTTATLSSTGTPTVTGETGVTVDQVDPDPLGAAEGDLADTFTAVAADNDNAAAGITGTELSLASASSSASKNKYSDSSTASTTTSTLTLTAGDYYFTDITLNNGAELIIDTSAGAVNIYLSGGLEAKNGSEINIQGDPSDFTIFSDSTDALVFKHGSDFKGVIYAPYAKVEMKNSADFYGAIFADEVQLHSSGEIWYDECLAAVYQKVNSEITPLSWRQDQ, from the coding sequence ATGGGCGCGAAGATGACAGTCACGGGGAACCAGAGGGGGGCGGCGATGCTCACCGCGCTGCTGATGATGGCGATGCTCACCGCCAGCGGGGTCGCCGCAACCCGCACGACCCTCACGGAACTGCAGATTGCCGGAAACGAAAAGGTCAATTCCACAGCCTTCTACCAGGCGGAGGCGGGGATCGAGTACGGCCGCTGGATGGTTCAGAACGGTCTCGACAAGGAAGCGCTGACAGCACCGGACGAAACGCTGATCGATCTGGAGTCGATCGATGCCGATGACGAGGAGACCTACGTGCGCCTGAGCTTCGATCCACCGGACGAGTACAATTTCCGTGTCAATCTGGTCATCAGCGGCGACTATCCCGATAACGTCTTCGCGTTCAGCAGCACCGGTGAAGGCGCCCACGCTGCCAGCAGTACGGTATCCGCCTCGTTCGGGCGGGATGTGGCCAATGTTCTGACCTACGCCGCTTTCGGAAACAGCGGGGTCGATCTCAAGTCGAACGCGGCGGTCTACAGTTACACCTCCAGCTGCGGGGACACCCCCGTCTCCGATCCGAGCCCCACCGACTCCACCGGAGCCGGGGATATCGGGTCGAACGCTGAGGTCAGCATCAAGAACAACACCTTTATCGACGGCGATGTCGTCCTCGGGGCCTCGGATGACGGAACGACCGCCACCCTGAGTTCGACGGGGACCCCGACGGTCACCGGGGAAACCGGCGTGACCGTCGACCAGGTCGATCCCGACCCTCTCGGCGCCGCGGAGGGGGATCTGGCCGATACCTTTACAGCCGTGGCCGCCGACAATGACAACGCCGCGGCGGGGATTACCGGGACGGAACTCAGCCTCGCTTCGGCTTCCAGTTCCGCCAGTAAAAACAAATACTCCGACAGCTCGACCGCGTCCACCACCACATCCACCCTCACCCTCACTGCCGGCGATTACTATTTCACCGATATCACCCTGAACAACGGAGCGGAGCTGATTATCGACACCTCGGCGGGGGCGGTGAACATTTATCTGTCGGGGGGGCTCGAGGCCAAGAACGGCTCAGAGATCAACATCCAGGGGGATCCCTCCGATTTCACCATCTTCTCTGACAGTACCGATGCCCTCGTCTTCAAGCACGGCAGCGATTTCAAGGGGGTAATCTACGCTCCCTACGCCAAGGTCGAGATGAAGAACTCCGCCGATTTCTACGGGGCGATTTTCGCCGATGAGGTTCAGCTGCACTCCTCGGGCGAGATCTGGTACGACGAGTGCCTCGCAGCCGTGTACCAGAAGGTGAATTCGGAAATCACTCCGCTATCCTGGCGGCAGGACCAGTAA
- a CDS encoding TlpA family protein disulfide reductase, producing MKQLIQAAMMGWLMVTLLPLGALGFQQGDPAPDILVENIDGEPFRLYEQQGDAFLLNLGATWCPGCMGQSIQINKIHDYLAENNIGYIEVFHQDTEEAVREVLANPDHLAVPEAILDDGQVRKSYNVFMIPRILILDRDFQVVYDGGPLRAPELIEYLQLARDEVAAEGVN from the coding sequence ATGAAACAGTTGATTCAGGCGGCGATGATGGGGTGGCTGATGGTAACGCTGCTGCCGCTGGGGGCGCTGGGGTTCCAGCAGGGAGACCCGGCCCCGGACATCCTGGTGGAAAATATCGACGGCGAGCCTTTTCGGCTCTACGAGCAGCAAGGTGACGCCTTTTTGCTTAACCTCGGTGCCACTTGGTGTCCCGGGTGCATGGGGCAATCGATCCAGATCAACAAGATCCATGACTATCTCGCAGAGAACAACATCGGCTACATTGAAGTCTTCCACCAGGATACCGAAGAGGCGGTCCGCGAGGTTCTGGCCAACCCCGACCATCTGGCCGTGCCCGAAGCCATTCTCGATGACGGCCAGGTACGCAAGAGCTACAACGTGTTCATGATCCCCCGAATTCTGATCCTCGATCGCGACTTCCAGGTGGTCTACGACGGCGGCCCGCTGCGGGCTCCCGAGCTGATCGAATATCTCCAGCTGGCCAGGGACGAGGTCGCTGCCGAAGGGGTGAACTGA
- a CDS encoding prepilin-type N-terminal cleavage/methylation domain-containing protein has protein sequence MEKVSAASPRGFTLIEILVSLALAGIVVSAMLGVYITSSRQSVVQDQAIVMEQNLRAGMRFLTSELKMAGYNPAAIEAGLSAPNEQPAIMAADATGIYYIKDDNGNGATDDLGDHVVFRFYDGSSLGYQEGTDSADGDGDGFPDFADTLDAVAEQLEGVEFFYQLDDGTQVLNPAAAQRAEIVAVQVTLVARTAWEDPRFVNETTFTGPGGTVFYDPTTATDGFRRRMLSTLVKLRNLAI, from the coding sequence ATGGAAAAAGTCTCTGCAGCATCTCCCCGTGGGTTCACGCTGATCGAGATCCTGGTCAGCCTTGCCCTGGCAGGCATCGTGGTTTCGGCGATGCTCGGCGTCTATATCACCAGCAGCCGGCAGAGCGTCGTTCAGGACCAGGCCATTGTCATGGAGCAGAACCTGCGGGCCGGCATGCGCTTTCTCACCAGCGAACTGAAGATGGCGGGGTACAATCCCGCCGCCATAGAGGCGGGTCTCTCCGCCCCGAATGAACAGCCCGCCATCATGGCTGCCGATGCCACGGGAATTTACTACATCAAAGATGATAACGGCAACGGAGCCACCGACGACCTGGGCGACCACGTTGTTTTCCGTTTCTACGATGGGAGCAGCCTCGGTTACCAGGAGGGAACCGACTCCGCCGACGGTGACGGCGACGGGTTTCCCGATTTCGCCGACACCCTGGATGCCGTGGCCGAGCAGCTCGAGGGGGTGGAGTTCTTCTATCAGCTCGATGACGGGACCCAGGTGCTCAATCCCGCGGCGGCTCAAAGGGCGGAGATTGTGGCGGTGCAGGTCACGCTGGTCGCCCGAACCGCCTGGGAGGATCCCCGTTTCGTCAACGAGACGACATTCACCGGGCCGGGGGGGACGGTCTTTTACGATCCGACCACGGCGACGGACGGGTTTCGCAGGCGGATGTTGAGCACTCTGGTCAAACTGAGGAACCTGGCAATATGA
- the modA gene encoding molybdate ABC transporter substrate-binding protein has protein sequence MRSLLPALLLCLVLTTPVCAAEVRLSVAASMTDAVNELIASYRIKAAGASFLPNFGSSGALAKQIAQGAPADIFISANPKWMSYLVEQGSIAPGQVRNLAFNSLVFVGRKGLAVASLEDLARLGRIAIGSPRSVPAGQYAEQALKAAGLYDRLGDRLVMAQDVRQALVYADRGETDGAFVYRTDALLAKEAVILLEVPQGLYDEVTYPVGLTQAGAKNPEAVAFLEYLAADEAAKILTKYGFVVR, from the coding sequence ATGCGTTCTCTCCTTCCTGCGCTGCTGCTCTGCCTGGTCCTGACGACCCCCGTCTGCGCCGCCGAGGTCCGCCTTTCGGTGGCGGCGAGCATGACCGACGCGGTCAATGAACTCATCGCCAGCTATCGGATTAAGGCCGCCGGGGCCTCTTTTCTCCCCAATTTCGGCTCATCGGGGGCGCTCGCCAAACAGATCGCCCAGGGGGCGCCGGCGGACATCTTCATATCCGCCAATCCCAAGTGGATGAGCTACCTGGTGGAGCAGGGGAGCATTGCCCCGGGGCAGGTCAGGAATCTGGCCTTTAATTCCCTGGTCTTTGTCGGCAGAAAGGGGCTCGCCGTCGCCAGCCTTGAGGATCTCGCCAGGCTCGGGCGTATCGCCATCGGCAGCCCCAGGAGCGTGCCGGCGGGGCAGTATGCCGAGCAGGCACTCAAGGCGGCCGGCCTTTATGATCGGCTGGGGGACAGACTGGTGATGGCCCAGGATGTTCGCCAGGCGCTGGTCTACGCCGACCGCGGGGAGACCGACGGGGCGTTCGTCTACCGGACCGATGCGCTGCTGGCCAAGGAGGCGGTGATCCTGCTGGAGGTTCCCCAGGGGCTTTACGACGAGGTCACTTATCCCGTCGGTCTCACCCAGGCGGGGGCGAAGAACCCCGAAGCGGTCGCCTTCCTGGAATATCTCGCCGCCGACGAGGCTGCCAAAATTCTTACCAAGTACGGTTTCGTCGTTCGCTGA
- a CDS encoding type IV pilus modification PilV family protein, whose product MKRQDCDNGGFTLVELLISLVIFSIGILAVGSMQLTSMKGNTQAVMMTEGLAVAEDKMEELLTLAYDGPELDVGDHEETVDNNTINWSVTEDTSRTYSLKDILLSVTWSEKGQQKSVELRSLRAE is encoded by the coding sequence ATGAAGAGACAGGATTGCGACAACGGCGGTTTCACCCTGGTCGAACTTCTCATTTCCCTGGTGATCTTCTCCATCGGGATCCTCGCGGTGGGGTCCATGCAGCTCACCTCCATGAAGGGGAACACCCAGGCCGTCATGATGACCGAAGGACTGGCCGTGGCGGAAGACAAGATGGAGGAGCTGCTCACCCTCGCCTACGACGGTCCGGAGCTCGACGTGGGGGATCATGAAGAGACCGTCGACAACAACACCATCAACTGGTCGGTCACGGAGGATACTTCGAGGACCTATTCACTCAAGGATATCCTTCTGTCGGTGACCTGGAGTGAAAAGGGGCAGCAGAAATCCGTTGAGCTGCGCAGCCTCAGGGCCGAGTAG
- a CDS encoding transposase gives MTDPEAKLYRKSSHQGADLYYIGPALMENCKALVIEATVTPANGTAEREAALAMVKKVARGKGKRQRITLGADKNYDTQEFLGALQGRKVTPHVAQNNTSRASSAMDGRTTRHEGSKVSQRIRKRVEEIFGWMKTVGNYRSPKYRGADREGWHFTLVAAAYNLVRMRNILRASPA, from the coding sequence GTGACCGATCCGGAGGCCAAGCTCTACCGCAAAAGTAGCCACCAGGGAGCCGATCTTTATTACATCGGCCCCGCGCTGATGGAGAATTGCAAAGCCTTGGTTATCGAAGCGACAGTAACCCCGGCCAACGGGACTGCCGAACGCGAGGCCGCCCTGGCCATGGTCAAGAAGGTGGCCCGGGGAAAGGGCAAGAGGCAGCGCATCACCTTGGGGGCCGATAAAAATTACGACACCCAAGAGTTCCTCGGAGCGCTGCAGGGGCGCAAGGTGACACCCCATGTTGCCCAGAATAATACCAGCCGCGCCTCCTCCGCCATGGATGGCCGCACCACCCGGCATGAGGGATCCAAAGTAAGCCAGCGCATCCGCAAGCGAGTGGAAGAGATCTTCGGATGGATGAAAACGGTGGGCAACTACCGCTCACCCAAGTACCGAGGGGCTGACCGGGAAGGATGGCACTTCACCCTGGTCGCCGCCGCCTACAACTTGGTCCGAATGCGAAACATTCTGAGGGCCTCCCCGGCATGA
- a CDS encoding transglutaminase family protein → MNYRVVHTTEYLYSDWAGLCHNEARLQPRQLPGQKCLSSVLRIDPPPVDYRERLDFFGNRVAYFAIQSSHERMVVTATSEVAITAEQNLFAFGNEMAWETVRERLRSDHTPESFDALQYTLDSPVVIADGEMLDYAQDSFTAGRPLVEAVSNLMQRIHRDFTYSPGFTTIATPLSEVIAHRRGVCQDFAHFAIGCLRSVGLAARYVSGYIETLPPPGAPRLVGADASHAWFSVYLPDLGWLDFDPTNNQIPREQHITVAWGRDFADVTPLKGVAFGGGQHKLQVSVDVAPID, encoded by the coding sequence GTGAACTACCGCGTGGTGCATACAACCGAATACCTCTACAGCGATTGGGCGGGCCTCTGTCACAACGAAGCACGGCTGCAGCCGCGGCAGCTGCCGGGCCAGAAGTGCCTGTCGAGCGTGCTGCGCATCGATCCGCCCCCCGTCGACTACCGCGAACGCCTCGATTTTTTCGGCAACCGGGTGGCCTATTTCGCCATCCAGTCTTCCCATGAGCGGATGGTGGTGACCGCCACCAGCGAGGTTGCGATCACCGCCGAGCAGAATCTGTTCGCCTTCGGTAATGAGATGGCCTGGGAAACGGTCCGCGAGCGCCTGCGCAGCGATCACACCCCCGAATCTTTCGATGCCCTGCAGTACACCCTCGACTCGCCCGTGGTCATCGCCGACGGGGAGATGCTGGATTACGCCCAGGATTCTTTCACCGCGGGGCGGCCGCTGGTCGAGGCGGTCAGCAACCTGATGCAACGCATCCATCGGGATTTCACCTACTCCCCCGGCTTCACCACCATCGCCACCCCGCTCTCCGAGGTCATCGCCCATCGCCGCGGCGTCTGCCAGGATTTTGCCCATTTCGCCATCGGCTGCCTGCGCTCCGTGGGGCTGGCCGCCCGCTACGTCAGCGGCTATATCGAAACCCTGCCGCCGCCCGGGGCTCCGCGGCTGGTCGGTGCCGACGCCTCCCATGCCTGGTTCTCGGTCTATCTGCCGGATCTCGGCTGGCTCGATTTCGATCCCACCAACAACCAGATCCCCCGCGAGCAGCATATTACCGTCGCCTGGGGACGCGATTTTGCCGACGTCACCCCGCTCAAGGGGGTCGCCTTCGGCGGCGGCCAGCACAAACTGCAGGTATCGGTAGACGTCGCGCCCATCGACTAG
- a CDS encoding type I glyceraldehyde-3-phosphate dehydrogenase has protein sequence MSRLPKKHRIAINGYGRIGQSVLRALYVDPRHSELQVVAINELSDLDTLTYLTRYDTTHGRFPVAVANDGSHLLINGDRIRALNEQDPENLPWKELDVDLVLECTGTFTDRATAERHLASGARRLLFSQPADAEVDATIVHGFNSGDLQPGHRIVSSASCTTNCIVPILDLLERHYGIENGVTTTIHSAMNDQPVIDSYHHTDLRLTRSAMHSMVPVDTGLHQGIGKMMPALSGRFECLHLRVPTINVSLMDLAINLRRPTDAASVNTLFREAAAGPLQGLLGYTEEPHASVDFNTDPRSAIVDGTQTRVSVGRLLKLMAWFDNEWSYANRMLDVAQVWLNLAGE, from the coding sequence ATGTCCAGACTCCCGAAGAAACACCGGATCGCCATCAACGGCTATGGCCGCATCGGGCAAAGCGTCCTGCGGGCACTCTATGTCGACCCCCGCCACAGCGAGCTGCAGGTGGTGGCGATCAACGAACTCTCCGACCTCGACACCCTGACCTACCTGACCCGTTACGACACCACTCATGGCCGCTTCCCGGTGGCCGTGGCCAACGACGGCAGTCACCTGCTGATCAACGGCGACCGCATCCGGGCCCTGAACGAGCAGGACCCCGAGAATCTGCCCTGGAAAGAGCTGGACGTCGACCTGGTTCTGGAATGCACCGGCACCTTCACCGATCGCGCCACCGCCGAACGCCACCTGGCCAGCGGCGCGCGCCGCCTGCTGTTTTCCCAGCCTGCCGATGCCGAGGTGGACGCGACCATCGTCCACGGGTTCAACAGCGGGGACCTGCAGCCCGGGCACCGGATCGTCTCCAGCGCCTCCTGCACCACCAACTGCATCGTGCCCATCCTCGACCTGCTCGAGCGGCATTACGGCATCGAGAATGGCGTCACCACCACCATCCATTCGGCGATGAACGACCAGCCGGTGATCGACAGCTATCACCACACGGACCTGCGTCTGACCCGCAGCGCCATGCACTCCATGGTCCCCGTCGACACCGGCCTGCACCAGGGCATCGGCAAGATGATGCCGGCCCTGAGCGGGCGCTTCGAATGCCTGCACCTGCGTGTGCCGACCATCAATGTCTCGCTGATGGATCTGGCCATCAACCTGCGCCGGCCCACCGATGCCGCCTCGGTCAACACCCTGTTCCGCGAAGCTGCGGCCGGGCCCCTGCAGGGGCTGCTGGGCTACACCGAAGAGCCCCACGCCTCGGTCGATTTCAACACCGACCCGCGCTCGGCGATCGTCGACGGCACCCAGACCCGGGTGAGTGTCGGCAGGCTGCTCAAGCTCATGGCCTGGTTCGACAACGAGTGGAGCTACGCCAATCGCATGCTCGACGTGGCGCAGGTCTGGCTGAACCTGGCGGGGGAATAG
- a CDS encoding ammonia-forming cytochrome c nitrite reductase subunit c552, with protein MRKTWYFKSAPIFILALFILVGTRAVGGHAAAGVESENGPAKIAEGTIDPEVWGAAYPAQYESWKSTAEPTPVGKSRYKRGFDTDGIIYNKIDEYPYLALLLKGWGYGVEFTEPRGHVYMVRDQLEVEPARLKAGGSCLSCKTPYAPALYGKMGSDYFSKPFEEVRSKIPAKDQLLGVACADCHQSGDLSLKISRGFTLGKALQALGKDQAAFSEQDKRSLVCAQCHVTYSIPKDQAMKSTDVVFPWSGGKWGDVSIENIIENIRSNPAYGEWTQSVTGFKLGFVRHPEFELFSRNSPHWQQGLSCADCHMPASESNGETISDHRIMSPLKNDLKACAQCHEEDAETLREKVFAIQDEVASLLIRNGYATARVAKLFELTHGAQAEGIIIDNALYDQAKDAYEEAFYRIMFIQNENSTGFHNPPETLRVLGDAKRYAAQADSFLRQALAAAKVEVPETVDLELEKYLNNRGEKKLQFAPEMEIKAPKGSR; from the coding sequence ATGAGAAAAACGTGGTATTTCAAGTCAGCTCCAATCTTTATTTTGGCCCTGTTCATCCTGGTCGGGACCCGGGCAGTGGGAGGCCATGCCGCAGCCGGGGTCGAGAGCGAAAACGGTCCCGCAAAGATCGCCGAAGGGACCATCGACCCCGAGGTTTGGGGTGCCGCCTATCCGGCCCAGTACGAGTCGTGGAAGAGTACCGCCGAGCCGACCCCGGTGGGCAAGAGCCGGTACAAGAGAGGGTTTGATACCGACGGCATCATCTACAACAAAATCGACGAATACCCCTACCTCGCACTGCTGCTCAAGGGGTGGGGTTACGGGGTCGAGTTCACCGAACCGCGCGGCCACGTCTACATGGTCCGCGACCAGCTCGAGGTCGAGCCGGCGCGGCTTAAGGCGGGCGGTTCCTGCCTGAGCTGTAAGACCCCCTACGCGCCGGCGCTGTACGGTAAAATGGGGAGCGATTATTTCAGCAAGCCGTTTGAGGAGGTGCGCTCCAAAATCCCCGCCAAGGACCAGTTGCTCGGCGTCGCCTGTGCCGACTGCCACCAAAGCGGCGACCTGTCGCTGAAGATCTCCCGCGGTTTCACCCTGGGCAAGGCCCTGCAGGCACTCGGCAAGGACCAGGCCGCTTTCTCCGAGCAGGACAAGCGCTCCCTGGTCTGCGCCCAGTGTCATGTGACCTACAGCATCCCCAAGGACCAGGCGATGAAATCGACGGATGTGGTCTTCCCCTGGAGCGGCGGCAAATGGGGAGATGTCAGCATCGAGAACATCATCGAGAATATCCGCAGCAACCCTGCTTACGGCGAGTGGACCCAGAGCGTGACCGGCTTCAAGCTCGGTTTTGTGCGCCATCCCGAATTCGAGCTCTTCTCCCGAAACAGCCCGCACTGGCAGCAGGGGCTCTCCTGCGCCGACTGTCACATGCCCGCGTCCGAAAGCAACGGGGAGACGATCTCCGACCATCGGATCATGAGCCCGCTGAAAAACGACCTCAAGGCTTGCGCCCAGTGCCACGAGGAGGATGCGGAAACGCTGCGGGAGAAGGTATTCGCCATCCAGGACGAGGTCGCCTCCCTGCTGATCCGCAATGGTTATGCGACCGCCCGGGTGGCGAAGCTCTTCGAGCTGACCCATGGTGCCCAGGCTGAAGGAATTATCATAGACAACGCCCTTTACGACCAGGCCAAAGACGCCTACGAAGAGGCGTTTTACCGGATCATGTTCATCCAGAACGAGAACTCGACCGGATTCCACAACCCTCCGGAAACCCTCAGGGTTCTGGGGGATGCAAAACGCTATGCAGCCCAAGCCGACAGTTTCCTGCGCCAGGCACTTGCCGCAGCCAAGGTGGAGGTGCCTGAAACCGTCGACCTGGAGCTGGAAAAGTACCTGAACAACCGGGGGGAGAAAAAACTGCAGTTCGCTCCGGAAATGGAAATCAAAGCCCCCAAGGGTTCTCGTTAA
- a CDS encoding YitT family protein has translation MSKKRGTYVYSMFWNCGLIAIGSLIQAIALKSLGIPYNFVPGGLFGVGSLIYYKTGWLDPGLLYLLLNIPMFILGYIFISRRFLGFSALAMGLITLFYQLIDFRIAIGTQLYAALVFGALLGTGAGMVLRSLGSNGGLDVAAVILNQKFNIGVGKVYFVFNLLLFSLSFASLDNDLVIASMIAVFVCSVAVDYVLSLFNQRKMAFIISEKPEEIAGQVMNHLKIGTTMLPAVGAFRREQKTVLMVVINNIQLKRLEEIVFTADNYALFIVGNTFSVLGSTFSRRKIY, from the coding sequence ATGAGCAAGAAAAGGGGCACGTACGTCTATTCGATGTTCTGGAACTGCGGGCTGATCGCCATCGGCTCGCTGATTCAGGCTATCGCCCTGAAATCGCTGGGCATCCCGTACAATTTCGTCCCCGGCGGCCTGTTCGGCGTCGGCTCGCTGATCTACTACAAGACCGGCTGGCTCGACCCGGGCTTGCTTTACCTGCTGCTGAACATTCCAATGTTCATCCTCGGCTACATCTTCATCTCCCGCCGTTTCCTGGGGTTCAGCGCCCTGGCCATGGGGTTGATCACCCTGTTCTACCAGCTGATCGATTTTCGTATAGCGATCGGCACCCAGCTCTACGCAGCACTGGTCTTCGGGGCGCTGCTCGGCACCGGGGCCGGGATGGTGCTACGCTCGCTGGGGTCCAATGGCGGGCTGGATGTGGCGGCGGTAATCCTCAACCAAAAGTTCAACATCGGCGTCGGCAAGGTCTACTTCGTCTTCAACCTGCTGCTGTTCTCCCTGAGCTTCGCCAGCCTCGACAACGACCTGGTTATCGCTTCGATGATTGCGGTCTTCGTCTGCTCGGTGGCGGTGGACTATGTCCTCAGCCTGTTCAACCAGCGCAAGATGGCCTTCATCATCTCGGAGAAGCCGGAGGAAATCGCCGGACAGGTGATGAACCACCTGAAGATCGGCACCACCATGCTGCCGGCCGTAGGGGCCTTTCGCAGGGAGCAGAAGACCGTGCTGATGGTGGTCATCAACAACATTCAGCTCAAAAGGCTCGAGGAGATCGTCTTCACCGCCGACAACTACGCTCTGTTCATCGTGGGAAATACCTTCAGCGTGCTCGGCTCGACCTTCTCACGGCGCAAGATCTACTGA
- a CDS encoding GspH/FimT family pseudopilin, producing MGAFGSRASQRGFTLLEMLVALGLIAICLAFATPYFRGMMENSRVRTTAQSIFSAFQKARSEAVRLNSDVVISFVKTAEGTTGGYEVFLDDGAGTGTAGNLSRDGSEGSFTGVVTVEQGVDLYEADFDGNTATGFTSRGLPLDGRSGQVAVKNDRGRNLTIVLSPAGAVRIR from the coding sequence ATGGGAGCATTCGGATCAAGGGCGAGCCAGCGGGGGTTCACCCTCCTCGAGATGCTGGTTGCACTGGGGCTGATCGCCATCTGTCTGGCCTTCGCCACACCGTATTTCAGGGGGATGATGGAGAATTCCCGGGTGCGCACCACGGCCCAGTCGATCTTCTCGGCTTTCCAGAAAGCCCGGTCGGAGGCGGTGCGTCTCAACAGCGATGTGGTCATCAGCTTCGTCAAGACCGCAGAGGGGACCACCGGCGGCTACGAGGTGTTCCTCGATGACGGCGCAGGTACGGGAACCGCGGGTAATTTAAGCCGGGACGGGTCCGAGGGGAGTTTTACCGGCGTCGTGACTGTCGAGCAGGGCGTCGATCTGTACGAAGCGGATTTCGACGGCAACACCGCCACGGGGTTCACTTCCAGGGGACTTCCCCTCGACGGTCGCAGCGGACAGGTTGCGGTGAAAAACGACCGCGGACGTAACCTGACCATCGTTTTGAGCCCGGCAGGCGCCGTCAGGATACGGTAG